A part of Halictus rubicundus isolate RS-2024b chromosome 4, iyHalRubi1_principal, whole genome shotgun sequence genomic DNA contains:
- the LOC143353089 gene encoding uncharacterized protein LOC143353089 isoform X1, which yields MDVFRRNYNTYYLILRFTGLWPFDDSILPKIQRTFFSVFTLCCILIQVSTLQHVEITFNNILTTLSYACPMLLYFLRYLGFAANFALVKSFLQDLQNDCAEIQNPAEAKILKKHMEKTRRIFLLFLCLSILGITFVSARVVIPAILRSKYQLYTLRSFGFFYTEQSRHADWACVHLSLTTAIGMLTIACTEGTLAVFSLYLCGLFEIVGYRMRGTIDNAAQLGTSKQIDIGPAIVMHQRAFKLAQSVGDRLLISYLLAIIVVIVSFAVNLYRASLLMLEKTHLDEAFTAILVVMTHLIVMFLNNYSGQQLANTSNYVFNETYNSMWYTIPSKSQKLLLFVLMKSATEVQFNLAGLFVPCYEGFTMMMSSSFSYFTVLYSV from the exons ATGGACGTGTTTCGAAGAAACTATAATACTTATTACCTCATATTACGCTTCACGGGGCTCTGGCCCTTCGACGACTCCATTCTTCCAAAAATTCAGAGAACATTTTTCTCGGTGTTTACACTGTGCTGTATACTGATTCAG GTGAGTACACTACAGCATGTAGAAATTACGTTCAACAATATACTTACGACGTTATCGTACGCCTGTCCGATGTTGTTGTACTTCTTGCGGTACCTTGGTTTTGCCGCCAATTTTGCATTA GTGAAGTCTTTCCTGCAAGACCTACAGAATGATTGTGCCGAGATTCAAAACCCAGCCGAGGCGAAGATCTTAAAAAAACATATGGAAAAAACGAGGCGCATATTTCTGCTGTTTCTTT GTTTGTCAATTTTGGGAATCACCTTCGTAAGTGCTAGAGTGGTTATCCCTGCGATACTACGCTCGAAATATCAACTATATACCCTTCGATCCTTTGGATTCTTTTACACCGAGCAAAGCAGACACGCTGACTGGGCGTGCGTGCATCTGTCACTGACAACCGCAATTGGTATGCTAACAATTGCGTGCACGGAAGGGACGCTAGCGGTTTTCTCGCTGTACTTGTGTGGACTGTTCGAAATTGTTGG TTATCGAATGCGAGGAACAATCGACAACGCGGCACAGTTGGGGACATCGAAGCAAATCGACATCGGCCCCGCCATAGTGATGCACCAAAGAGCTTTTAA ACTCGCTCAATCTGTAGGGGACCGTTTGCTGATCTCGTATTTATTAGCGATCATAGTGGTTATCGTCTCGTTCGCCGTGAATTTGTATCGT GCTTCTCTGTTGATGCTGGAGAAGACGCATCTGGATGAAGCGTTTACAGCTATCCTAGTGGTCATGACGCATCTTATAGTCATGTTCCTAAATAATTACAGCGGTCAGCAGCTTGCCAACACTAGTAACTATGTCTTCAATGAAAC ATACAATTCGATGTGGTACACCATACCATCGAAGTCACAGAAACTGTTGTTGTTCGTATTGATGAAAAGTGCGACTGAAGTGCAATTTAATTTAGCCGGTCTGTTCGTACCGTGTTATGAAGGATTCACAATG ATGATGAGCTCATCGTTTTCATACTTCACTGTTCTCTATTCGGTCTAG
- the LOC143353089 gene encoding uncharacterized protein LOC143353089 isoform X3, with product MDVFRRNYNTYYLILRFTGLWPFDDSILPKIQRTFFSVFTLCCILIQVSTLQHVEITFNNILTTLSYACPMLLYFLRYLGFAANFALVKSFLQDLQNDCAEIQNPAEAKILKKHMEKTRRIFLLFLCLSILGITFVSARVVIPAILRSKYQLYTLRSFGFFYTEQSRHADWACVHLSLTTAIGMLTIACTEGTLAVFSLYLCGLFEIVGYRMRGTIDNAAQLGTSKQIDIGPAIVMHQRAFNGQQLANTSNYVFNETYNSMWYTIPSKSQKLLLFVLMKSATEVQFNLAGLFVPCYEGFTMMMSSSFSYFTVLYSV from the exons ATGGACGTGTTTCGAAGAAACTATAATACTTATTACCTCATATTACGCTTCACGGGGCTCTGGCCCTTCGACGACTCCATTCTTCCAAAAATTCAGAGAACATTTTTCTCGGTGTTTACACTGTGCTGTATACTGATTCAG GTGAGTACACTACAGCATGTAGAAATTACGTTCAACAATATACTTACGACGTTATCGTACGCCTGTCCGATGTTGTTGTACTTCTTGCGGTACCTTGGTTTTGCCGCCAATTTTGCATTA GTGAAGTCTTTCCTGCAAGACCTACAGAATGATTGTGCCGAGATTCAAAACCCAGCCGAGGCGAAGATCTTAAAAAAACATATGGAAAAAACGAGGCGCATATTTCTGCTGTTTCTTT GTTTGTCAATTTTGGGAATCACCTTCGTAAGTGCTAGAGTGGTTATCCCTGCGATACTACGCTCGAAATATCAACTATATACCCTTCGATCCTTTGGATTCTTTTACACCGAGCAAAGCAGACACGCTGACTGGGCGTGCGTGCATCTGTCACTGACAACCGCAATTGGTATGCTAACAATTGCGTGCACGGAAGGGACGCTAGCGGTTTTCTCGCTGTACTTGTGTGGACTGTTCGAAATTGTTGG TTATCGAATGCGAGGAACAATCGACAACGCGGCACAGTTGGGGACATCGAAGCAAATCGACATCGGCCCCGCCATAGTGATGCACCAAAGAGCTTTTAA CGGTCAGCAGCTTGCCAACACTAGTAACTATGTCTTCAATGAAAC ATACAATTCGATGTGGTACACCATACCATCGAAGTCACAGAAACTGTTGTTGTTCGTATTGATGAAAAGTGCGACTGAAGTGCAATTTAATTTAGCCGGTCTGTTCGTACCGTGTTATGAAGGATTCACAATG ATGATGAGCTCATCGTTTTCATACTTCACTGTTCTCTATTCGGTCTAG
- the LOC143353089 gene encoding uncharacterized protein LOC143353089 isoform X2 has product MDVFRRNYNTYYLILRFTGLWPFDDSILPKIQRTFFSVFTLCCILIQVSTLQHVEITFNNILTTLSYACPMLLYFLRYLGFAANFALVKSFLQDLQNDCAEIQNPAEAKILKKHMEKTRRIFLLFLCLSILGITFVSARVVIPAILRSKYQLYTLRSFGFFYTEQSRHADWACVHLSLTTAIGMLTIACTEGTLAVFSLYLCGLFEIVGYRMRGTIDNAAQLGTSKQIDIGPAIVMHQRAFKLAQSVGDRLLISYLLAIIVVIVSFAVNLYRASLLMLEKTHLDEAFTAILVVMTHLIVMFLNNYSGQQLANTSNYVFNETSAI; this is encoded by the exons ATGGACGTGTTTCGAAGAAACTATAATACTTATTACCTCATATTACGCTTCACGGGGCTCTGGCCCTTCGACGACTCCATTCTTCCAAAAATTCAGAGAACATTTTTCTCGGTGTTTACACTGTGCTGTATACTGATTCAG GTGAGTACACTACAGCATGTAGAAATTACGTTCAACAATATACTTACGACGTTATCGTACGCCTGTCCGATGTTGTTGTACTTCTTGCGGTACCTTGGTTTTGCCGCCAATTTTGCATTA GTGAAGTCTTTCCTGCAAGACCTACAGAATGATTGTGCCGAGATTCAAAACCCAGCCGAGGCGAAGATCTTAAAAAAACATATGGAAAAAACGAGGCGCATATTTCTGCTGTTTCTTT GTTTGTCAATTTTGGGAATCACCTTCGTAAGTGCTAGAGTGGTTATCCCTGCGATACTACGCTCGAAATATCAACTATATACCCTTCGATCCTTTGGATTCTTTTACACCGAGCAAAGCAGACACGCTGACTGGGCGTGCGTGCATCTGTCACTGACAACCGCAATTGGTATGCTAACAATTGCGTGCACGGAAGGGACGCTAGCGGTTTTCTCGCTGTACTTGTGTGGACTGTTCGAAATTGTTGG TTATCGAATGCGAGGAACAATCGACAACGCGGCACAGTTGGGGACATCGAAGCAAATCGACATCGGCCCCGCCATAGTGATGCACCAAAGAGCTTTTAA ACTCGCTCAATCTGTAGGGGACCGTTTGCTGATCTCGTATTTATTAGCGATCATAGTGGTTATCGTCTCGTTCGCCGTGAATTTGTATCGT GCTTCTCTGTTGATGCTGGAGAAGACGCATCTGGATGAAGCGTTTACAGCTATCCTAGTGGTCATGACGCATCTTATAGTCATGTTCCTAAATAATTACAGCGGTCAGCAGCTTGCCAACACTAGTAACTATGTCTTCAATGAAAC atccgcaatctaa